In one window of Sphingomonas sp. BGYR3 DNA:
- a CDS encoding IclR family transcriptional regulator — MEQELVATAAADATKGNEAKGAQTLMRALDILDQVIMGPVKAVDLSKKLALSKTTTHRLVQALKSRDYLSLTRDGYALGPKLLHLGTLVSMQIDYVAVARPFMEQLSQQTGFCVFVGKREDDHSRHLERVTGRQRLRVATSPGDKRFISETGLGKALLLDEDAAILEKLFRQSQPKADKAQVSAWLASMGEHRRRGIVLHESEAGDGVRSIAAPVRDANGQIVIALSIASAAHYLTDDVMRDLAEKVRITAAEISMALGWRPVVTNPAD, encoded by the coding sequence ATGGAACAGGAACTGGTGGCGACTGCCGCAGCGGATGCGACAAAGGGCAATGAGGCAAAGGGCGCGCAGACGCTGATGCGCGCGCTCGACATCCTGGATCAGGTGATCATGGGCCCGGTTAAGGCGGTCGACCTGTCCAAGAAACTGGCACTCAGCAAGACGACCACCCACCGGCTGGTTCAGGCGCTGAAATCGCGCGATTATCTCAGCCTCACCCGCGACGGCTATGCGCTGGGGCCAAAGCTGCTGCATCTCGGCACGCTGGTGTCGATGCAGATCGATTATGTCGCCGTCGCCCGCCCGTTCATGGAACAACTATCGCAGCAAACCGGCTTTTGCGTCTTTGTCGGCAAGCGGGAGGATGACCATAGCCGCCATCTGGAACGCGTCACCGGGCGTCAGCGGCTGCGCGTCGCCACCTCGCCGGGGGACAAGCGGTTCATCTCCGAAACCGGCCTTGGCAAGGCGCTATTGCTCGACGAGGATGCGGCCATCCTTGAAAAGCTCTTCCGCCAGAGTCAGCCCAAGGCGGACAAGGCACAGGTAAGCGCCTGGCTCGCCTCGATGGGCGAGCATCGCCGCCGGGGCATCGTCCTGCATGAAAGCGAGGCCGGGGACGGCGTCCGTTCGATCGCGGCACCGGTGCGGGATGCCAATGGCCAGATCGTGATCGCGCTCAGCATCGCCAGCGCGGCCCATTACCTGACCGACGACGTGATGCGCGATCTTGCCGAAAAGGTCCGCATCACTGCAGCGGAAATCAGCATGGCCCTGGGCTGGCGTCCCGTCGTGACGAACCCCGCCGACTGA
- the kduD gene encoding 2-dehydro-3-deoxy-D-gluconate 5-dehydrogenase KduD produces the protein MTHPFDLSGRVAAITGANTGIGQGIALALAAAGADVALIGRTPATETAEQVTALGRRAAIISADLSSIEPVGRVVDETVEKLGGLHILVNNAGIIRRADSIDFTEADWDAVVDTNLKSVFFLCQAAARHMIPRHEREGGGGSIINIASMLTFQGGIRVPSYTASKSGIGGLTKLLACEWASKGITVNAIAPGYIATNNTAALQADETRNRQILERIPAGRWGDPSDLGGAAVFLASPAARYVQGHILAVDGGWLAR, from the coding sequence ATGACCCATCCCTTTGACCTTAGCGGCCGCGTTGCGGCGATCACGGGCGCCAATACCGGCATCGGCCAGGGCATTGCGCTGGCGCTGGCTGCGGCTGGCGCGGATGTCGCGCTGATCGGGCGCACGCCCGCGACCGAGACGGCCGAGCAGGTGACCGCGCTTGGCCGCCGGGCCGCGATCATCAGCGCGGACCTGTCCAGCATCGAACCTGTGGGCAGGGTTGTGGACGAGACCGTGGAGAAGCTGGGCGGGCTGCACATCCTGGTCAACAATGCCGGGATCATCCGCCGCGCCGACAGCATCGATTTTACCGAGGCGGACTGGGATGCGGTGGTCGACACCAACCTCAAATCCGTGTTCTTCCTGTGCCAGGCCGCCGCCCGGCACATGATCCCACGCCATGAACGGGAAGGCGGCGGCGGCAGCATCATCAACATCGCCTCGATGCTGACCTTCCAGGGCGGCATCCGCGTGCCCAGCTATACCGCGTCCAAATCCGGCATTGGCGGCCTGACCAAGCTGCTCGCCTGCGAATGGGCATCGAAGGGCATCACGGTCAACGCCATCGCGCCCGGATACATCGCCACCAACAACACCGCCGCGCTTCAGGCGGACGAAACCCGCAACCGCCAGATCCTGGAGCGCATCCCCGCCGGGCGATGGGGCGATCCCTCCGACCTTGGCGGCGCCGCCGTGTTCCTCGCCTCCCCCGCCGCCCGATATGTCCAGGGCCATATCCTCGCCGTCGATGGCGGGTGGCTGGCTCGGTAG
- a CDS encoding RpiB/LacA/LacB family sugar-phosphate isomerase has product MKIALIIENSQAAKSGVVHEALSEVAGGFGHEVFHYGMYAPEDKASLTYVMNGLLAGILLNSGAADFVVTGCGTGMGSMLAANSMPGVFCGLVIDPTDAFLFGQINDGNAISMPYSKGFGWAAELNLRDVYAKLFDGERGLGYPRERAEIMRKNRGILKDLKAVTCNDMLTVLKNVDQDLLRATIAGERFQEYFFANATDAAISDYLKQVLAAEPALS; this is encoded by the coding sequence ATGAAGATCGCATTGATCATTGAGAACAGCCAGGCGGCGAAGAGTGGTGTGGTGCATGAGGCGCTGAGCGAGGTTGCGGGCGGTTTCGGGCACGAGGTGTTTCATTACGGCATGTACGCGCCGGAGGATAAGGCGTCGCTGACCTATGTGATGAACGGGTTGCTGGCGGGCATCCTGCTGAACAGCGGTGCGGCGGATTTCGTGGTGACCGGTTGCGGCACGGGCATGGGGTCGATGCTGGCGGCCAATTCGATGCCGGGGGTGTTCTGCGGCCTAGTGATCGATCCGACTGATGCGTTCCTGTTCGGTCAGATCAATGACGGCAACGCGATCTCGATGCCCTATTCCAAGGGGTTCGGCTGGGCGGCCGAACTGAACCTGCGCGATGTCTATGCCAAGCTGTTCGATGGCGAGCGCGGCCTTGGCTATCCGCGCGAGCGGGCCGAGATCATGCGCAAGAACCGCGGCATCCTGAAGGATCTGAAGGCGGTGACCTGCAATGACATGCTGACCGTGCTGAAGAATGTCGATCAGGACCTGCTGCGCGCCACGATCGCGGGCGAGCGGTTCCAGGAATACTTCTTCGCCAACGCCACTGACGCGGCGATCAGCGATTACCTCAAGCAAGTGCTGGCCGCAGAGCCGGCGCTTTCCTGA
- a CDS encoding rhamnogalacturonan acetylesterase, with protein sequence MLSVLIAAAALGQTVFIASDSTASNYPDRSYPQTGWGQMLPCALDGVKVENRAIGGRSTRTFISEGRWEKLIADIQPGDTVLIQFGHNDASRNRPERYAAAATDYRVNLTRFVTDVRARGGTPVLLTPVARRSFNPDGTAKADFAEYASVAKSVAQETGTVLLDLGKLSRDWLTRTGAEKAKPFFLHYTPQDGQPAYPKGISDDTHFSELGARHVADLVAGELVRLNLPVGKAVRADRSGLTIDTAAGNRDCTPAR encoded by the coding sequence ATGCTGTCAGTGCTGATCGCGGCCGCTGCCCTGGGGCAGACGGTGTTCATCGCCAGCGATTCCACCGCGTCCAACTATCCCGACCGTTCCTATCCGCAGACCGGCTGGGGCCAGATGCTGCCCTGTGCGCTGGACGGGGTGAAAGTCGAAAACCGCGCCATTGGCGGGCGGAGCACGCGCACCTTCATCAGCGAAGGGCGCTGGGAAAAACTGATCGCCGATATTCAGCCGGGCGACACCGTGCTGATCCAGTTCGGCCATAACGATGCCAGCCGCAACCGGCCGGAACGCTATGCCGCCGCCGCCACCGACTATCGCGTCAACCTGACCCGCTTCGTCACGGACGTCCGGGCCAGGGGCGGCACGCCGGTCCTCCTCACCCCCGTCGCCCGCCGCTCGTTCAACCCGGACGGCACGGCAAAGGCGGACTTCGCGGAATATGCCTCGGTCGCCAAAAGCGTCGCTCAGGAAACCGGCACCGTGCTGCTCGATCTGGGCAAGCTGTCGCGCGACTGGCTGACCCGCACCGGCGCGGAAAAGGCCAAGCCGTTTTTCCTGCATTACACGCCTCAGGACGGACAGCCCGCCTATCCCAAGGGGATTTCGGACGATACGCATTTCAGCGAACTCGGCGCCCGGCACGTCGCCGATCTGGTCGCGGGCGAACTGGTCCGCCTGAACCTGCCGGTCGGCAAGGCGGTGCGCGCCGACCGGTCCGGCCTGACCATCGACACGGCGGCGGGCAACCGCGACTGCACGCCCGCACGCTGA
- a CDS encoding glycoside hydrolase family 43 protein, producing the protein MESRNKVDQDGMMHKALAWTTSVAVAAAALVGAGAMPLGPLQAQSTVRALVPALPPSIPPAPADAPLMLPQMHLHDPFIVADAASKTYYLFTRNEQAMTGDPRLGTMVYTSRDLRHWTLPRVVFALPATGTWAKQGSWAPEVHSWRGKYYLFTTFHDDAAKLGKAGVRDTYRRGTVLAVADKLDGPYTLLDKGEPIAPADLMTLDGTLHVEPDGRPWYVYAHEWWQTTVGTIAALPLDENLRRAGEPTTLFRADEAAWARGQRQADGSTVWVTDGPELFRTKAGTLLMLWSSYGERGYVQALARSKSGTIQGPWEQLGPLVKRDSGHGMLFRAFDGRLMMVLHRPFTYALGKLYEMRDTGNAVEVIREATELDLEGYPTHPCVPRRSPTGYSQIDC; encoded by the coding sequence ATGGAAAGTCGAAACAAGGTGGACCAGGACGGGATGATGCACAAGGCGCTGGCATGGACAACTTCTGTGGCTGTGGCGGCGGCGGCACTGGTCGGTGCCGGTGCGATGCCGCTCGGCCCGTTGCAGGCGCAATCGACGGTTCGTGCGCTGGTCCCGGCGCTGCCCCCGTCGATCCCGCCTGCGCCCGCCGATGCGCCGTTGATGCTGCCGCAGATGCACCTGCACGATCCCTTCATCGTCGCGGACGCGGCCAGCAAGACCTATTATCTGTTCACCCGCAACGAACAGGCGATGACGGGTGATCCCCGGCTGGGCACCATGGTCTATACCAGCCGAGACCTGCGGCACTGGACGTTGCCGCGGGTCGTGTTCGCGCTGCCCGCAACGGGCACCTGGGCGAAGCAGGGCAGCTGGGCGCCGGAGGTTCATTCCTGGCGCGGCAAATATTACCTGTTCACGACATTTCACGACGACGCGGCGAAACTGGGCAAGGCCGGAGTGCGCGACACCTATCGCCGGGGCACCGTGCTGGCCGTCGCGGACAAGCTGGACGGTCCCTATACCCTGCTCGACAAGGGCGAGCCGATCGCGCCCGCCGATCTGATGACGCTGGACGGGACGCTGCACGTCGAGCCGGATGGCAGGCCGTGGTATGTCTATGCCCATGAATGGTGGCAGACGACGGTGGGCACCATCGCTGCCCTGCCGCTGGACGAGAATCTGCGCCGGGCGGGCGAGCCGACGACGCTGTTCCGCGCCGACGAGGCCGCATGGGCGCGGGGGCAGCGGCAGGCGGACGGCAGCACGGTGTGGGTGACGGACGGGCCGGAGCTGTTCCGCACCAAGGCCGGAACGTTGCTGATGTTGTGGTCCAGCTATGGCGAGCGCGGCTATGTGCAGGCGCTGGCGCGGTCGAAATCGGGCACGATCCAGGGGCCGTGGGAACAGCTGGGGCCGCTGGTCAAGCGGGACAGCGGGCACGGGATGCTGTTCCGCGCGTTCGACGGTCGGCTGATGATGGTGCTGCACCGCCCGTTCACCTATGCGCTGGGCAAGCTGTACGAGATGCGCGACACCGGCAATGCGGTCGAGGTGATCCGGGAGGCGACGGAGCTGGACCTGGAGGGATATCCGACCCATCCGTGCGTGCCGCGCCGGTCGCCCACCGGCTATTCCCAGATCGATTGTTAA
- a CDS encoding SGNH/GDSL hydrolase family protein produces the protein MMNRLLLTPLALSLALSSAMPASAQNWVRTWAAAPLAAQRPGTERALPDLTDRTVRQVVRISSGGDRLRIRLSNEESEDAIRVGAVRIALSKPDGRIVPGSSRIVTFAGQGGVVMAGHAPVISDPVAMAVKPGQRLTISIHLPDGGQRATVHGHAAANAWIARGDQTDAVVMSDTTRFGQRIMITGVDVETRRPARTVVAFGDSITDGARATVDADTRYPDQLADRLRKGGMTSVAVANMGIGGNRLLADGTGISALGRFDRDVLAVPGVSHVIVLEGVNDIGTATRDKKPLPTPEALIGAYRQMIARARQHGVKVILATILPYKGAGYWSEEGEAVRARVNDWIRTQRESDGIADFDRAIRDPADPLRIAKAFDGGDALHPNDAGFAAMAGAVDLRLLR, from the coding sequence ATGATGAACCGTCTCCTGCTCACGCCCCTCGCCCTGTCGCTCGCCCTGTCATCCGCCATGCCGGCCAGCGCGCAGAACTGGGTCCGCACCTGGGCTGCCGCCCCGCTCGCGGCCCAGCGTCCTGGAACGGAACGCGCCCTGCCCGACCTGACCGACCGCACGGTGCGTCAGGTCGTCCGGATCAGCAGCGGCGGCGACCGGCTGCGCATCCGCCTGAGCAATGAGGAGAGCGAGGACGCGATCCGCGTGGGCGCGGTCCGCATCGCCCTTTCCAAACCCGATGGCCGCATCGTGCCGGGCAGCAGCCGCATTGTCACCTTTGCCGGCCAGGGCGGCGTCGTGATGGCCGGGCACGCGCCCGTCATCAGCGATCCCGTCGCCATGGCGGTCAAGCCCGGCCAGCGGCTGACCATCAGCATCCACCTGCCCGACGGGGGTCAGCGCGCGACCGTCCACGGCCACGCCGCCGCCAATGCCTGGATCGCGCGCGGGGATCAGACCGATGCCGTCGTGATGAGCGACACCACGCGCTTTGGTCAGCGCATCATGATCACCGGCGTCGATGTCGAAACCCGCCGCCCGGCGCGGACCGTCGTCGCCTTTGGCGATTCGATCACCGATGGCGCACGCGCGACGGTGGATGCCGATACCCGCTATCCGGATCAGCTTGCCGACCGGCTTCGCAAGGGCGGCATGACCAGTGTCGCGGTCGCCAATATGGGCATCGGCGGCAACCGCCTGCTTGCCGATGGCACGGGGATCAGCGCGCTTGGCCGGTTCGACCGCGATGTGCTCGCCGTGCCGGGCGTCAGCCATGTCATCGTGCTGGAAGGGGTGAACGATATCGGCACCGCCACCCGCGACAAAAAGCCGCTGCCGACGCCGGAGGCGCTGATCGGCGCCTATCGTCAGATGATCGCCCGCGCTCGCCAGCATGGGGTCAAGGTGATCCTGGCGACCATCCTGCCCTATAAGGGCGCAGGCTATTGGAGCGAGGAAGGCGAGGCCGTGCGCGCCCGCGTCAACGACTGGATCCGCACCCAGCGGGAATCGGACGGCATTGCCGATTTCGACCGGGCCATCCGCGATCCCGCCGACCCGCTGCGCATCGCAAAGGCATTCGATGGCGGCGACGCGCTCCATCCCAACGACGCCGGATTTGCCGCAATGGCAGGCGCAGTGGACCTCAGGCTGCTGCGCTGA
- a CDS encoding oligogalacturonate lyase family protein, producing the protein MIARVMLACLTVTCLTLAAATPAAAQVGRVFPSETRTIVDRTTGRTITALTSGAYADLKIYQTHPQWAADGTHIIFRSMDRAGAGNPQIFAVDEISGVIVQLTDGPGTGTGSPNVARLSNKLYYMRRPVEGGGNRYRLIEVDLTPLLADAKAGTLRPGGYERVIATLPDGHIEVGGFTLDADERTAYTGFDSRPAPPRKPGEPVPQVPGGIRAIDLTTGAVRTVMTTPFRMGHVQANPFVPGEILYCHETGGDAPQRMFIVKADGTGNRPVYPEQPWEWVTHEQFADADHVIFNLMGHRPALRQHQTGIVIVSLRDGSVTNIGQIDGGTSARTGVPYFNQPDQRPDPDNRGGYWHNAVTYDGRLAAGDDFDGNLHLIDRATGKRTLLSTGHRMRPDHIHPSFSPDNSRILINSGMLADGKRLALMTVPVGDPAR; encoded by the coding sequence ATGATCGCCCGCGTGATGCTCGCCTGCCTGACCGTCACCTGTCTGACCCTGGCCGCCGCCACGCCCGCCGCGGCACAGGTCGGCCGCGTCTTCCCCTCCGAAACCCGCACCATCGTCGACCGGACCACCGGCCGCACCATCACCGCGCTGACCAGCGGCGCCTATGCCGACCTCAAAATCTATCAGACGCATCCGCAATGGGCGGCCGATGGCACGCACATCATCTTTCGCTCGATGGACCGGGCGGGCGCGGGCAACCCGCAGATCTTTGCAGTCGATGAAATCAGCGGCGTGATCGTCCAGCTGACCGACGGGCCGGGCACCGGCACCGGCAGCCCCAATGTCGCCCGCCTGTCGAACAAGCTCTATTACATGCGCCGCCCGGTCGAGGGGGGCGGCAACCGCTATCGCCTGATCGAGGTCGATCTGACCCCGCTGCTCGCCGATGCAAAGGCGGGGACGCTGCGCCCCGGCGGCTATGAACGCGTTATCGCCACCCTGCCGGACGGGCATATCGAAGTGGGCGGCTTCACCCTCGATGCGGATGAGCGGACGGCCTATACCGGATTCGATTCCCGCCCCGCCCCGCCGCGCAAGCCCGGAGAGCCGGTGCCGCAGGTGCCCGGCGGCATCCGCGCCATCGACCTGACTACGGGTGCAGTCCGCACCGTGATGACCACCCCGTTCCGCATGGGGCATGTTCAGGCGAACCCGTTCGTGCCCGGCGAAATCCTCTATTGCCACGAAACCGGCGGCGACGCGCCGCAGCGGATGTTCATCGTCAAGGCGGACGGCACCGGCAACCGCCCCGTCTATCCCGAACAGCCCTGGGAATGGGTGACGCACGAACAGTTCGCCGATGCCGATCACGTCATCTTCAACCTGATGGGCCACCGCCCGGCCCTGCGCCAGCATCAGACGGGCATTGTCATCGTCTCGCTGCGCGACGGCAGCGTCACCAATATCGGCCAGATCGACGGCGGCACCTCCGCCCGCACCGGCGTCCCCTATTTCAATCAGCCGGATCAGCGCCCCGACCCCGACAATCGCGGCGGCTACTGGCACAATGCCGTCACCTATGACGGGCGCCTCGCCGCAGGTGACGATTTCGACGGCAACCTGCACCTGATCGACCGCGCCACCGGCAAGCGGACCCTTTTGTCCACCGGCCACCGGATGCGCCCCGACCATATCCACCCCAGCTTCAGCCCGGATAACAGCCGCATCCTGATCAATTCGGGGATGCTGGCGGACGGCAAGCGGCTGGCGCTGATGACCGTTCCCGTGGGCGATCCCGCCCGCTGA
- a CDS encoding glycoside hydrolase family 43, whose product MTLLAAALALAAQVGQPATAPVPLLRDPVHDGAADASTVWDPATRQWRMFYTNRRATLPLADPKDVRWVHGTHIGMAHSADGLNWRYAGIAAIPEHCTGPTLWAPEIQWIDGQWHLWLTVVPGVFGNWNAPRRIVHLTSPDLDRWTCAGPVDLGSDRVIDASVVTLPGGGYRMWFNDERRGKAIVAADSDDLIRWRVGKVVVDTPGEGPKVFRWRGRWWMVSDAWKGLLVLSSPDADSWTRQPGYLLAEPGTRLTDRAKGQHPDIVVAGDRAFIIWFLHQSGEPEAAGDPAWQRRSVLQIGELTERDGVLSIDRNAPVAGALQPPAS is encoded by the coding sequence GTGACCCTGCTGGCGGCGGCGCTTGCCCTGGCGGCACAGGTTGGCCAGCCCGCGACCGCCCCGGTCCCCCTGCTGCGCGATCCCGTGCATGACGGCGCGGCCGATGCCAGCACCGTGTGGGATCCGGCCACGCGGCAATGGCGGATGTTCTATACCAACCGCCGGGCCACTCTGCCCCTTGCCGATCCAAAGGATGTCCGCTGGGTTCACGGCACGCATATCGGCATGGCTCATTCGGCCGACGGCCTGAACTGGCGCTATGCCGGCATTGCCGCCATTCCCGAACATTGCACCGGCCCGACGCTGTGGGCGCCGGAAATCCAGTGGATCGATGGGCAATGGCATCTATGGCTGACCGTCGTGCCCGGCGTGTTCGGCAACTGGAACGCGCCGCGCCGCATCGTCCACCTGACCAGTCCCGACCTTGATCGCTGGACCTGTGCCGGGCCGGTCGATCTGGGGTCGGACCGGGTGATCGACGCCAGCGTCGTGACGCTGCCCGGCGGCGGATACCGGATGTGGTTCAACGACGAGCGGCGCGGCAAGGCGATCGTCGCCGCCGACAGCGACGACCTGATCCGCTGGCGGGTGGGCAAGGTGGTGGTCGACACCCCTGGCGAAGGGCCAAAGGTGTTCCGCTGGCGCGGCCGATGGTGGATGGTCAGCGATGCGTGGAAGGGGCTGCTCGTCCTCTCCTCTCCCGATGCGGACAGCTGGACGCGCCAGCCGGGCTATCTGCTGGCCGAACCCGGCACCCGCCTCACCGACCGGGCAAAGGGCCAGCATCCCGACATCGTCGTGGCGGGCGACCGCGCCTTCATCATCTGGTTCCTCCATCAATCGGGCGAACCGGAAGCGGCGGGCGATCCGGCGTGGCAACGGCGCAGCGTGCTTCAGATCGGCGAGCTGACCGAACGGGACGGCGTGCTGTCGATCGATCGCAACGCACCCGTCGCCGGCGCCCTGCAGCCCCCCGCATCCTGA
- a CDS encoding MFS transporter: MRQPRWYNYWGWGSGDMLGAGAQAVVTGWLFYFFVTFCDLSATEAGLILGLPRLLEAITCPLIGYVSDNLRYTWIGRRIGRRKIFLIATVPLLPSFALIFVSGQTFTYYLLTFIFFEFVYTMFLIPWETLAAEMTSDYGKKAKFAGARMLIAQSSAILASYLPTLIINNLGGKDSPSTFLIMAAIFGAIFSFVVILVLIFSWERPYTDAEQQIEAQPLDLKRALAIPAIMFRDLFSTLRIRAFRQHLSIYLGGYISQDIFNTAFPIFVVTVMMGATLIISQMLTAMYVAQLISVLIAINIVIRTGPVIAYRIAISFYGAGLLLLLALYLARPAGLAQGMDALGGNFLTALDPSWSMFSPALLFWLFVPILLTGLGRGTLNFVPWSVYNYLPDVDEAVTAQRREGIFAGVMTLVRKVAQSIAVVITGKIIDMGGYISSQGPGAAAVQQSPQAIATVTWLLVLGPILVMLAGMLASWRFRLNARTHAVLMAEIEHLRAGGTEPTSPEAKAVVENLTGWRYDQLWGRNGVARS; encoded by the coding sequence ATGCGTCAGCCGCGCTGGTACAATTACTGGGGCTGGGGCTCGGGCGACATGCTCGGCGCCGGGGCGCAGGCGGTGGTCACCGGCTGGCTCTTCTACTTCTTCGTCACCTTCTGCGATCTGTCCGCGACAGAGGCTGGGCTGATCCTCGGCCTGCCCCGGCTGCTGGAGGCGATTACCTGTCCGCTGATCGGCTATGTGTCCGACAATCTGCGCTACACCTGGATCGGGCGGCGAATCGGGCGGCGCAAGATCTTCCTGATCGCCACCGTACCCCTGCTGCCCAGCTTCGCGCTGATCTTCGTCAGCGGGCAGACCTTCACCTATTATCTGCTCACCTTCATCTTCTTCGAATTCGTCTACACCATGTTCCTGATCCCGTGGGAAACGCTGGCCGCGGAAATGACCAGCGATTACGGGAAAAAGGCGAAGTTCGCGGGCGCGCGGATGCTGATCGCGCAAAGCTCGGCGATCCTCGCCTCCTATCTGCCCACGCTGATCATCAACAATCTGGGGGGCAAGGATTCGCCCTCCACCTTCCTCATCATGGCCGCCATCTTCGGCGCGATCTTCAGTTTCGTGGTCATCCTGGTGCTGATCTTCAGCTGGGAGCGCCCTTATACCGATGCAGAACAGCAGATCGAGGCACAGCCGCTGGACCTGAAACGGGCGCTGGCGATCCCCGCCATCATGTTCCGCGACCTGTTTTCGACGCTGCGCATCCGCGCCTTTCGCCAGCATCTGTCGATCTATCTTGGCGGCTATATCTCTCAGGATATTTTCAACACCGCCTTCCCCATCTTTGTCGTCACGGTGATGATGGGCGCAACCCTCATCATCTCGCAGATGCTGACCGCCATGTATGTGGCTCAGCTGATTTCGGTGCTGATCGCGATCAACATCGTCATCCGCACCGGACCGGTCATCGCCTATCGAATCGCGATCAGCTTTTACGGCGCGGGCCTGTTGCTGCTCCTTGCCCTCTATCTCGCCCGCCCCGCCGGGCTGGCTCAGGGGATGGACGCGCTGGGCGGCAATTTCCTGACCGCGCTCGACCCGTCCTGGTCGATGTTCAGCCCGGCGCTGCTGTTCTGGCTGTTCGTGCCGATCCTGCTGACCGGTCTGGGGCGCGGCACGCTCAATTTCGTGCCCTGGTCGGTCTATAACTATTTGCCCGATGTGGACGAGGCGGTGACGGCACAGCGGCGCGAGGGCATTTTTGCGGGCGTCATGACACTAGTGCGCAAGGTTGCCCAGTCCATCGCCGTCGTCATCACCGGCAAGATCATCGACATGGGCGGCTATATCTCCAGCCAGGGCCCCGGCGCCGCCGCCGTTCAGCAAAGCCCGCAGGCGATTGCCACCGTCACCTGGCTGCTCGTGCTCGGCCCGATCCTCGTCATGCTCGCCGGGATGCTCGCTTCCTGGCGTTTCCGCCTCAACGCGCGCACCCACGCCGTGCTGATGGCAGAGATCGAGCATCTGCGCGCGGGCGGCACCGAACCCACTTCGCCAGAGGCAAAGGCGGTGGTCGAAAACCTGACCGGCTGGCGCTATGATCAGCTGTGGGGTCGCAACGGGGTCGCCCGCTCGTGA
- a CDS encoding oligogalacturonate lyase family protein encodes MRKFAWAAIAATLAGGIGVTVPALTPAAMAEPAASWVDALTGHRVVRISRVPDSISLYFHQNSYTPQGDKMVITVPDGIAVVDLKSWEVKPLVTRPGIALLFTGRRTRSAYFSSRSRDDAGGVQTIYAADIDTGAVRKVADVPAGTIGSINADETLLLGQVALGTQALRPDGTRQQNRRTPGRVVGPGEYDYSAVGKDGKPLTFAEAKEVRLNERLEAKIPMEIFTIDIRTGARRVVTASTDWLNHIQFSPTDPMQIMYCHEGPWHKVDRIWTIRADGTGKQRIHTRTMNMEIAGHEFFSPDGKTIWYDLQTPRGEVFWLASYEIATGKRHWYKVERNQWSVHYYQSPDGKRFSGDGGDAEMVAKAPDGKYLYLFTPKDIPDVAGISAPNAADLITPGTLIEEKLVDMRRHDYRLEPNMTFTPDGKWVVFRGNFEGATHVYAVEVAKAGR; translated from the coding sequence ATGAGGAAATTTGCGTGGGCAGCCATTGCGGCCACGCTGGCGGGCGGCATCGGCGTGACCGTCCCGGCGCTGACCCCGGCGGCGATGGCGGAGCCGGCGGCAAGCTGGGTCGATGCGCTGACCGGTCACCGCGTGGTGCGGATCAGCCGGGTGCCCGACAGCATCAGCCTCTATTTCCACCAGAACAGCTATACCCCGCAAGGGGACAAGATGGTCATCACGGTGCCGGACGGGATTGCGGTCGTCGACCTGAAGTCCTGGGAAGTGAAGCCGCTGGTCACGCGGCCGGGGATCGCGCTCCTCTTTACCGGGCGCAGGACGCGGTCCGCTTATTTCAGTTCGCGCAGCCGCGACGATGCGGGCGGGGTGCAGACCATCTATGCCGCCGACATCGATACCGGCGCGGTGCGCAAGGTTGCCGATGTTCCCGCCGGGACGATCGGTTCGATCAACGCGGACGAAACGCTGCTGCTGGGGCAGGTGGCGCTGGGCACGCAGGCGTTGCGCCCCGATGGCACGCGCCAGCAGAACCGCCGGACGCCGGGCCGCGTCGTGGGACCGGGCGAATATGACTATTCGGCGGTGGGCAAGGACGGCAAGCCGCTGACCTTTGCCGAGGCGAAGGAGGTGCGGCTGAATGAACGGCTGGAGGCGAAGATCCCGATGGAGATCTTCACCATCGACATCCGCACCGGCGCGCGGCGGGTGGTGACGGCGTCGACCGACTGGCTGAACCATATCCAGTTTTCGCCGACCGACCCGATGCAGATCATGTATTGCCACGAAGGGCCGTGGCACAAGGTCGACCGCATCTGGACCATCCGCGCGGACGGCACCGGCAAGCAGCGGATCCACACCCGCACCATGAACATGGAAATCGCGGGCCACGAGTTCTTTTCCCCCGACGGCAAGACCATCTGGTACGACCTGCAAACGCCGCGCGGCGAGGTGTTCTGGCTGGCGAGTTACGAGATCGCGACCGGCAAGCGCCACTGGTACAAGGTCGAGCGCAACCAGTGGTCGGTGCATTATTATCAGTCGCCGGACGGCAAGCGGTTTTCCGGCGATGGCGGCGATGCGGAGATGGTCGCCAAGGCACCCGACGGCAAATATCTGTACCTGTTCACGCCCAAGGACATTCCCGACGTGGCCGGGATCAGCGCGCCCAACGCCGCCGACCTGATCACCCCCGGCACGCTGATCGAGGAGAAGCTGGTCGACATGCGCAGGCATGACTATCGGCTAGAGCCGAACATGACGTTCACCCCCGACGGCAAATGGGTCGTGTTCCGCGGCAATTTCGAGGGCGCGACGCACGTTTATGCGGTCGAGGTGGCAAAGGCGGGACGCTGA